One segment of Candidatus Nanopelagicales bacterium DNA contains the following:
- a CDS encoding NAD kinase encodes MSETRRALLVLNTRAPQAREAAVGVIADLQAAHFRMQIAADDALDWGSGIPNDVDVVAADETAANGCEVVVVLGGDGTILRAAERARAASVPILSVNLGHVGFLAEAESEDVHAVTHAIVNRRWHVEERMALDIRVLEGEREVLRTWALNEVSLEKATGSRMIDVLVAVDGRPLSRWGCDGVVASTPTGSTAYAFSAGGPVMWPEVEAMLIVPLSAHALFARPLVVGPSSVIVFEISHESACLLAADSRRTSEISGGSRIEVRRNSNPVQLARLADAPFTDRLVAKFALPVDGWRA; translated from the coding sequence ATGAGTGAAACGCGTCGCGCGCTGCTCGTGCTCAATACGCGCGCACCTCAGGCTCGTGAAGCAGCTGTAGGAGTCATCGCGGATTTGCAGGCTGCACACTTCCGGATGCAAATTGCCGCCGATGATGCTTTGGATTGGGGATCGGGAATCCCTAACGATGTTGACGTCGTTGCTGCGGATGAAACCGCAGCGAATGGGTGCGAGGTCGTTGTCGTGCTCGGTGGCGATGGAACGATTCTTCGCGCAGCTGAACGTGCACGAGCGGCAAGCGTTCCCATTCTTTCGGTGAATTTGGGTCACGTGGGTTTCCTAGCTGAAGCAGAGTCTGAAGATGTTCATGCTGTGACTCATGCAATCGTGAATCGTCGTTGGCATGTAGAAGAACGCATGGCGTTGGATATTCGCGTACTTGAAGGCGAGCGTGAAGTGTTGCGCACGTGGGCGCTGAACGAGGTGAGCTTGGAAAAAGCGACAGGCTCTCGCATGATCGACGTCCTCGTCGCTGTTGATGGTCGTCCACTTTCGCGTTGGGGTTGCGACGGTGTCGTTGCGTCCACTCCGACAGGTTCAACTGCTTATGCTTTTTCTGCTGGTGGCCCAGTGATGTGGCCAGAAGTCGAAGCGATGCTGATCGTGCCGTTAAGTGCTCATGCACTGTTTGCTCGCCCACTCGTGGTCGGCCCGTCAAGCGTCATTGTGTTTGAAATTTCCCATGAGTCGGCCTGTCTATTAGCCGCTGATAGCCGTCGCACTAGCGAAATTTCCGGTGGATCTCGCATTGAAGTGCGCAGAAATTCCAACCCAGTTCAACTCGCCCGCCTAGCGGATGCGCCGTTCACAGACCGGCTAGTAGCGAAATTTGCCCTGCCTGTCGATGGCTGGCGGGCGTAA
- a CDS encoding NUDIX hydrolase, whose amino-acid sequence MTDEHWNGPVADGGGSFPIVNSSAQFEGKVWSIRRDTVDFDGRLIERDIVVHPGAVAVIAIDDQDRVLLIRQYRHPIATYIFEPPAGLLDVAGEAPEITAQRELAEESGYQAHRWHTLVDFLNSPGGSSEAIRIYLARDLHELPGGRPLTGEAEEMYLPRTWVDLDQAKDLVLSGAISGPTAVAGILAAWAYREQGWRGLRDAREPWVMRDALVHEGRIPLNFNKKDQH is encoded by the coding sequence ATGACTGACGAACATTGGAATGGACCGGTCGCCGATGGTGGCGGGTCTTTTCCAATTGTGAATTCGTCTGCCCAGTTCGAGGGCAAGGTGTGGAGTATTCGTCGTGACACCGTTGACTTTGATGGTCGTTTAATCGAACGCGACATCGTTGTCCACCCAGGTGCGGTTGCAGTGATTGCGATTGATGATCAAGACCGCGTTCTTTTAATTCGTCAATATCGTCACCCAATTGCTACATATATTTTTGAACCCCCTGCTGGGCTACTTGATGTAGCAGGCGAAGCGCCGGAAATCACCGCTCAACGTGAACTTGCTGAAGAGTCCGGTTACCAAGCACACAGATGGCACACGCTGGTTGATTTCTTGAATTCGCCGGGAGGGTCGAGCGAAGCAATTCGCATCTATCTCGCGCGCGATCTGCACGAGCTTCCTGGAGGCCGTCCGTTAACTGGTGAAGCCGAAGAAATGTATCTGCCCCGCACGTGGGTTGATCTTGATCAAGCAAAGGATCTCGTGTTGTCCGGAGCAATAAGCGGACCTACGGCGGTAGCTGGAATATTGGCGGCCTGGGCGTACCGAGAGCAAGGCTGGCGTGGTCTACGCGATGCACGTGAACCATGGGTCATGCGCGATGCCCTGGTACATGAAGGCCGCATCCCATTGAATTTCAATAAGAAAGATCAGCACTAG
- a CDS encoding TlyA family RNA methyltransferase yields the protein MARRRLDAELVRRGLARSREQAQEFISAGVVTVKGAVATKAATQVETSDPVEVVVAEGHGYVSRGAVKLNGALDAFPAVDVTNKCCLDAGASTGGFTQVLLERGAAKVLAVDVGYGQLAWPIRTDDRVVVMERTNIRTLTADDVEFLAELVVADLSFISLALVLPAMVACTANNADFVIMVKPQFEVGREAVGDGVIRDPQVRMGAVLAVAERAIALGLGVAGVAASPLPGPSGNVEYFLWLQRGLGAKPVDEAPRPSYLRDDDLRQAITTAVEEGPQ from the coding sequence GTGGCGCGCAGGCGTCTTGACGCAGAACTCGTTCGCCGCGGATTAGCGAGATCAAGGGAACAGGCTCAAGAATTCATAAGTGCCGGTGTCGTAACGGTGAAAGGGGCTGTTGCGACTAAGGCGGCGACCCAAGTCGAAACGTCTGATCCGGTTGAGGTTGTCGTTGCCGAAGGTCATGGCTATGTTTCACGCGGTGCAGTAAAACTCAATGGTGCCCTTGATGCATTTCCTGCTGTCGATGTGACAAACAAATGCTGTCTCGACGCGGGCGCCTCGACGGGTGGCTTTACGCAAGTGCTACTTGAAAGAGGCGCAGCCAAGGTTTTGGCAGTCGATGTTGGGTACGGGCAATTGGCCTGGCCAATTCGTACCGATGACCGAGTCGTCGTGATGGAGCGCACCAACATTCGCACGCTGACTGCCGATGATGTCGAATTCCTGGCGGAGCTTGTCGTCGCTGATCTCTCGTTTATTTCATTGGCACTTGTGCTGCCAGCCATGGTGGCTTGTACTGCGAATAATGCAGATTTCGTCATCATGGTCAAACCCCAGTTCGAAGTTGGACGCGAGGCGGTTGGCGATGGGGTCATCAGAGATCCTCAGGTGCGCATGGGTGCGGTGTTGGCTGTGGCCGAGCGAGCAATTGCTTTGGGGCTTGGAGTAGCCGGAGTAGCCGCCAGTCCACTCCCTGGCCCAAGTGGCAATGTCGAGTACTTCCTATGGCTGCAGCGCGGGTTGGGCGCGAAGCCTGTGGATGAAGCCCCACGCCCGTCGTATCTACGAGATGATGACCTCCGTCAAGCAATCACCACGGCAGTTGAGGAGGGCCCGCAATGA
- the scpB gene encoding SMC-Scp complex subunit ScpB: MSDVQEDVQSNEAVLDEGIQEELDATDAAEEPEELGAPSLAAAIEALLLLADEPMSVVALAQATRQTTDEVEETVRALVRDYDEAVRGFELREIAGGWRYYTRAECSPVVERYVLDGQQARLTQASLETLAVIAYRQPVTRGRVGAVRGVNVDGVIRTLVARGLIEEAGHEEESQAILYRTTSTFLERLGIASLDDLPPLAEHLPDLADLEDVLDSVAFGD; encoded by the coding sequence ATGAGTGACGTGCAAGAAGACGTGCAGTCCAACGAGGCTGTCCTTGACGAAGGCATTCAGGAAGAACTTGACGCGACGGATGCCGCCGAAGAACCTGAGGAACTAGGTGCTCCAAGTCTTGCTGCGGCTATCGAAGCGTTGTTGTTGCTCGCAGATGAGCCAATGAGTGTTGTTGCATTGGCTCAGGCCACTCGTCAAACCACTGATGAGGTTGAAGAGACCGTTCGCGCCTTGGTTCGGGATTATGACGAAGCAGTACGTGGATTTGAACTTCGAGAAATTGCTGGTGGATGGCGTTACTACACGCGCGCTGAATGTTCGCCTGTTGTTGAGCGCTATGTACTTGACGGTCAACAAGCTCGTTTGACTCAGGCTTCGCTTGAAACCTTGGCTGTGATTGCATATCGCCAGCCTGTTACCCGAGGTCGCGTCGGCGCTGTGCGTGGAGTCAATGTTGACGGTGTGATTCGTACCTTGGTGGCTCGTGGCTTGATCGAAGAAGCGGGTCATGAAGAAGAGTCACAGGCAATTCTGTATCGCACAACGTCGACCTTCCTTGAGCGTCTTGGTATTGCATCACTCGATGATCTCCCACCGCTTGCTGAACATCTTCCTGATCTTGCCGATCTTGAAGATGTTCTCGATTCCGTTGCTTTTGGTGACTAA
- a CDS encoding segregation/condensation protein A, translated as MTGTQIAQEVVEPDESAPEITSTQAPAPEGFSVRVGDFDGPFDLLLSLISKHKLEVTELALHTVTDEFIKYIREQGKTWDLDEASSFLVVAATLLDLKAARLLPSGEVEDEEDLALLEARDLLFARLLQYRAYKEVSAIFADRMANANKRFPRTVGLEAQFSALLPEVLLGLGPDQFAALAAKALAPKPVEEVGVGHIHVQKVNVREQAQIIIDRLRRVRTSTFRALIADCDTTMLVVGRFLALLELYREAAVAFEQITPLGDLTIRWTGNDTDEIRVTDEFDEERPIDLVAPVAEAVSQAEAHEIQATDLDESDMKEQGDE; from the coding sequence GTGACCGGGACGCAAATTGCGCAAGAAGTCGTAGAGCCTGACGAATCCGCGCCTGAGATTACTTCGACGCAAGCACCCGCTCCTGAAGGGTTTTCTGTTCGCGTTGGTGATTTTGATGGTCCGTTTGATTTACTGTTGTCGCTTATTTCAAAACACAAACTTGAAGTTACAGAGCTGGCTCTACACACAGTTACCGATGAATTCATCAAGTACATCCGCGAACAGGGAAAAACCTGGGATCTCGATGAAGCAAGCAGCTTCCTCGTAGTTGCAGCTACCTTGCTGGATCTCAAAGCAGCTCGACTATTGCCAAGCGGTGAAGTTGAGGATGAAGAAGATCTCGCACTACTGGAAGCGCGCGACCTGCTGTTTGCTCGTTTGCTCCAATATCGGGCATACAAGGAAGTATCAGCAATATTTGCTGATCGCATGGCGAATGCCAATAAGCGTTTCCCTCGTACGGTTGGTCTGGAAGCGCAATTCTCGGCGTTACTACCAGAGGTGCTGTTGGGGCTAGGCCCGGACCAATTCGCTGCACTGGCTGCGAAGGCGCTGGCGCCAAAGCCTGTTGAAGAAGTCGGTGTCGGGCACATTCACGTGCAAAAGGTCAACGTGCGTGAACAAGCACAAATCATCATTGATCGATTGCGCCGGGTACGCACGAGCACGTTCCGCGCACTCATTGCAGACTGCGATACGACCATGTTGGTTGTTGGTCGATTCTTGGCATTACTTGAGCTTTACAGGGAAGCTGCGGTTGCCTTCGAGCAGATCACGCCACTTGGTGATCTCACCATTCGTTGGACGGGCAACGACACTGATGAAATCAGAGTCACCGATGAATTTGATGAGGAACGTCCCATTGATCTCGTGGCGCCAGTTGCTGAAGCCGTATCCCAGGCTGAAGCCCATGAAATTCAGGCAACTGATCTCGATGAAAGTGACATGAAGGAGCAAGGCGATGAGTGA
- a CDS encoding single-stranded DNA-binding protein, with protein sequence MTNIQDLHGINEVHLIGKLGQQVFTKELPSGDEITTFTVIVPRTSKPRVGNQKVDSLACQTLKPAIRTKVESWPVGTWVEIQGELRRRFWQSGKGLGSSTEIEVRSLVRVRESTSVKR encoded by the coding sequence ATGACAAATATTCAAGATTTACACGGCATCAACGAGGTTCACCTCATCGGAAAATTAGGGCAGCAAGTCTTCACTAAAGAATTGCCAAGCGGCGATGAGATCACCACGTTCACGGTGATCGTCCCGCGCACGAGCAAACCTCGAGTCGGCAACCAGAAAGTTGATTCATTGGCTTGCCAAACACTTAAACCCGCAATTCGGACGAAAGTGGAATCGTGGCCAGTAGGTACTTGGGTTGAAATCCAAGGGGAATTGCGTCGCAGATTCTGGCAAAGTGGCAAAGGTCTAGGTAGTTCCACCGAGATTGAAGTGCGAAGTTTGGTTCGCGTGCGAGAATCTACGAGTGTCAAACGCTGA
- a CDS encoding HAD-IIA family hydrolase, translated as MSIGNHDVLLFDLDGVVYIGPNVVPGAREGILSAIAQGARCVYVTNNASRTASDVAAHLRELGIPATEKDVVTSSMAGATLVTSFVSCGDVLAIGGEGVAAALRERGFNPVRTFSDSVVAVMQGYGSNVGWSDLAEATFAVRAGVPWIATNLDSTFPSVRGIAPGNGALVQVVAQTAGRGPDAVAGKPEPALLHEAIARTGARSPLMIGDRLDTDIAAGSRLGIPTLLVGTGVATLVEGRSAQGQERPTFVADDLTCLLPNQAWDEVA; from the coding sequence ATGAGTATTGGTAATCACGATGTCTTGCTCTTTGATCTGGATGGAGTGGTGTACATCGGTCCGAATGTGGTTCCTGGTGCACGCGAAGGCATTTTGAGTGCCATTGCACAGGGTGCTCGGTGCGTCTACGTCACCAACAACGCTTCAAGAACAGCATCTGACGTTGCAGCGCACTTGCGCGAATTGGGAATTCCAGCAACTGAAAAAGACGTGGTGACATCTTCGATGGCTGGTGCCACGTTGGTGACATCGTTCGTTTCCTGCGGAGATGTTCTAGCCATTGGAGGAGAGGGCGTGGCAGCTGCATTACGTGAACGAGGATTTAATCCGGTTCGCACATTTTCGGATTCGGTCGTCGCAGTGATGCAGGGATATGGATCCAATGTTGGTTGGTCAGATCTTGCCGAAGCCACATTTGCCGTGCGCGCTGGTGTTCCATGGATAGCTACCAATCTTGATTCCACCTTTCCCTCGGTTCGAGGAATTGCCCCAGGCAATGGGGCCTTGGTTCAAGTAGTGGCTCAAACAGCTGGTCGAGGCCCTGATGCGGTCGCAGGAAAGCCAGAACCAGCCCTCCTGCACGAAGCGATAGCCCGCACCGGCGCCCGGAGCCCGTTGATGATCGGAGATCGCCTTGATACCGATATCGCAGCAGGGTCTCGTTTAGGTATCCCAACCTTGCTCGTTGGTACGGGAGTCGCCACCCTTGTTGAGGGCCGATCAGCTCAGGGCCAGGAGCGACCGACTTTTGTTGCTGACGACCTGACCTGCCTGTTACCCAACCAGGCCTGGGACGAAGTAGCCTGA
- the recN gene encoding DNA repair protein RecN, whose amino-acid sequence MITGLRIQGMGVIDDAHMEFSPGLTVITGETGAGKTMVLTGLSLLAGGKAESSIVRRGASEACVEGNWLVASNSEKLIYRLQDAGAPPDIDADAAEIILTRTVPTEGRGRAVACGRTVPRSLLEEVSGELIAIHGQADQWQLRSPDRQREMLDRFAGAPCHDALLEFRSAFQSWKASVAELEDLTTHRLDREREAEQLRIGLEEINAVNPEVGEDEALDVQAARLSNAGALLEDLTLAHDTLVGNDVGDGVVGDVAIALKAVDRLSTIDASLGEIRLQLQQVNALLADAGAEMASYLSDLEADPARQAWVEERRAALRKLLKSYGPEIDDVLVWRTAAERTLSSLDGGDERVEELRQLIEVSRQGVVEVASRLTEIRRHAANELADAVSHELRSLAMPDAQLVIDIASSANIEDFNSNGSDAVSFLLRPHPGADPGPVTKAASGGELSRVMLAIEVTMAGRHSVPTFVFDEVDAGIGGRTAVEVGRRLAKLAMEAQVIVVTHLPQVAAFADRHLVVEKSSDGVITASSVKDVTGTHRAAELARMLSGLDESDSGLAHAEELLAMAAAERTR is encoded by the coding sequence ATGATTACCGGTCTGCGTATTCAGGGGATGGGCGTTATTGATGACGCCCACATGGAGTTTTCTCCCGGTCTGACCGTAATAACGGGTGAAACTGGCGCGGGAAAGACCATGGTGCTGACCGGTTTGAGCCTGTTGGCGGGTGGCAAAGCTGAGAGTTCCATTGTTCGTCGTGGCGCGTCTGAGGCTTGTGTCGAAGGTAACTGGCTTGTAGCGTCGAACAGCGAGAAGTTGATTTATCGACTCCAAGATGCTGGTGCACCACCAGATATCGATGCAGATGCGGCCGAAATTATTTTGACTCGAACTGTGCCAACTGAGGGTCGCGGTCGAGCAGTAGCGTGTGGCCGCACCGTTCCGCGTTCATTACTTGAAGAAGTTTCGGGTGAATTAATAGCAATTCATGGACAAGCTGATCAATGGCAATTGCGGTCACCAGATCGTCAGCGCGAGATGCTAGATCGCTTCGCGGGTGCGCCATGTCATGACGCTCTACTGGAATTTCGCAGCGCCTTTCAATCATGGAAAGCCAGTGTTGCAGAACTTGAGGATCTCACTACTCATCGTTTAGATCGGGAACGTGAAGCTGAACAATTACGTATTGGTTTGGAAGAAATCAACGCGGTGAATCCTGAAGTGGGTGAGGATGAAGCGCTCGATGTTCAAGCTGCACGATTATCGAATGCAGGGGCGCTACTTGAAGATCTGACTCTTGCGCATGACACGTTAGTGGGAAACGACGTTGGTGACGGCGTTGTAGGCGACGTTGCGATTGCACTGAAAGCAGTTGATCGGCTGTCGACCATCGATGCCTCCTTGGGTGAAATACGCTTGCAACTTCAGCAGGTCAATGCACTCCTCGCTGATGCTGGTGCTGAAATGGCCAGTTACTTAAGTGACCTCGAGGCCGATCCAGCACGCCAAGCCTGGGTTGAAGAACGCCGCGCTGCCCTCCGGAAATTGCTGAAGTCATACGGGCCTGAAATTGACGATGTGCTGGTGTGGCGCACTGCAGCTGAGCGCACACTTTCGAGCCTGGATGGGGGAGATGAGCGTGTTGAAGAGCTACGTCAACTTATAGAAGTGAGTCGGCAGGGTGTGGTTGAAGTTGCAAGTCGGTTAACCGAAATTCGCAGGCATGCAGCCAATGAACTGGCGGATGCAGTGAGTCATGAATTGCGATCCCTTGCGATGCCTGACGCGCAGCTGGTCATCGACATCGCTTCGAGCGCGAATATTGAAGACTTCAATAGCAATGGGTCAGATGCCGTTTCATTTCTGCTGCGACCGCACCCAGGTGCTGACCCTGGGCCGGTGACCAAAGCAGCCTCTGGCGGCGAACTCTCGCGCGTGATGCTGGCCATTGAAGTAACCATGGCAGGCCGCCATTCGGTGCCCACCTTTGTTTTTGACGAGGTCGATGCCGGCATTGGAGGGCGCACAGCGGTTGAAGTGGGCCGGCGCCTTGCAAAGTTAGCCATGGAAGCTCAGGTCATTGTGGTGACCCATTTGCCGCAGGTCGCAGCCTTCGCCGATCGTCATCTGGTCGTTGAAAAGTCCAGCGATGGGGTCATCACGGCGTCCAGTGTTAAGGATGTGACGGGAACACATCGGGCCGCGGAACTCGCGCGCATGCTTTCGGGCCTCGATGAATCGGATTCGGGCCTGGCACATGCCGAGGAACTCCTTGCCATGGCAGCGGCAGAGCGCACTCGCTGA
- a CDS encoding CTP synthase, whose amino-acid sequence MSAQRQTKHLFVTGGVASSLGKGLTASSLGNLLKSRGLRVTMQKLDPYLNVDPGTMNPFQHGEVFVTDDGAETDLDVGHYERFLDTDLHGSANVTTGQVYSNVIAKERRGEYLGDTVQVIPHITNEIKSRIRRMAGPDVDVVITEVGGTVGDIESLPFLEAIRQVRHEVGRDNTFFLHVSLLPFIGPSGELKTKPTQHSVAALRNIGIQPDAIVLRADRPVPSAIKRKISLMCDVDLEAVVAATDAPSIYDIPKVLHAEGLDAYVVRRLDLPFRDVDWTSWDALLKHVHSPAHEVNIGLVGKYIDLPDAYLSVTEALRAGGFHHSTKVNIHWVASDDCATEAGAEQAIGHLDAICVPGGFGVRGLEGKLGALTYARTHGIPTLGLCLGLQCMVIEYARNVAGLTDANSLEFDESTQHPVVATMADQRDVISGDRDMGGTMRLGLYPAKLQEGSVVAGAYGSPYVDERHRHRYEVNNAYRPQLEEAGLVFSGTSPDGRLVEFVELPADVHPYYVSTQAHPEFRSRPTRAHPLFAGLAAAALVRQQQAAVTA is encoded by the coding sequence ATGAGTGCCCAGCGCCAAACCAAGCATCTGTTCGTTACTGGAGGCGTCGCCTCTTCACTTGGCAAGGGGCTCACTGCCTCAAGTCTGGGTAACCTCCTGAAGTCACGTGGCCTTCGCGTCACGATGCAAAAGCTGGATCCGTATCTCAACGTTGATCCAGGAACGATGAATCCGTTCCAACATGGTGAAGTGTTTGTCACCGATGATGGCGCGGAAACCGACCTAGACGTTGGTCACTACGAACGCTTCCTTGACACCGATCTACACGGTTCTGCAAACGTCACGACGGGTCAGGTTTATTCAAACGTGATCGCTAAGGAACGACGTGGCGAATATTTGGGCGACACCGTCCAGGTGATCCCGCACATCACCAACGAGATTAAGTCTCGTATTCGTCGAATGGCTGGGCCTGACGTTGATGTGGTGATCACTGAAGTTGGCGGCACCGTTGGCGATATTGAATCTCTGCCATTCCTCGAGGCGATTCGCCAGGTACGCCATGAAGTTGGTCGAGATAACACGTTCTTTCTCCATGTATCACTGCTGCCTTTCATTGGTCCTTCAGGTGAATTAAAAACAAAGCCAACGCAGCATTCAGTTGCGGCTCTTCGCAACATCGGTATTCAGCCAGATGCGATTGTTCTTCGTGCTGATCGCCCGGTTCCATCGGCGATTAAGCGCAAGATCTCATTAATGTGTGACGTGGATCTTGAGGCAGTAGTTGCGGCCACTGATGCGCCAAGCATCTACGACATTCCAAAGGTTCTGCACGCTGAAGGTCTTGATGCCTATGTTGTGCGTCGTCTTGATTTGCCATTCCGCGATGTTGATTGGACAAGCTGGGACGCGTTGCTCAAGCACGTTCATAGTCCAGCGCACGAAGTCAATATTGGGCTTGTCGGAAAGTACATTGATTTGCCTGATGCCTATCTTTCAGTTACTGAGGCGCTGCGTGCCGGTGGTTTCCATCACAGTACGAAGGTGAATATTCATTGGGTAGCTAGTGATGATTGCGCAACTGAAGCTGGCGCTGAGCAAGCTATTGGGCATTTGGATGCAATTTGTGTTCCTGGTGGATTTGGTGTGCGTGGGCTTGAAGGAAAGCTTGGTGCATTGACGTATGCACGCACGCATGGCATTCCGACCCTTGGTTTATGTCTTGGATTGCAGTGCATGGTTATCGAATATGCGCGAAATGTTGCTGGTCTCACTGATGCAAATTCACTTGAATTTGATGAGTCAACTCAACATCCTGTTGTGGCAACGATGGCCGATCAGCGCGATGTGATCTCAGGTGATCGCGATATGGGTGGCACGATGCGTTTGGGGCTTTACCCAGCGAAGTTACAAGAAGGATCAGTCGTCGCTGGCGCCTACGGTTCTCCGTATGTTGATGAGCGCCATCGTCATCGCTATGAAGTCAATAACGCATATCGACCACAACTGGAAGAAGCTGGTTTGGTGTTTTCTGGTACTTCGCCAGATGGTCGCTTAGTGGAATTTGTTGAGCTACCCGCTGATGTTCACCCGTATTACGTTTCTACCCAAGCTCACCCAGAATTCCGCTCGCGTCCAACACGCGCGCATCCACTATTTGCGGGTCTTGCAGCAGCCGCACTGGTGCGTCAGCAGCAAGCAGCAGTCACCGCTTAG
- the xerD gene encoding site-specific tyrosine recombinase XerD, producing MQIDREISGYLNHLAIERGLAANTLSAYRRDLARYAQWCESRALLSAQSVSETDVSDFAASLRDPSLGVPLAASSAGRTLIAVRGFHRFAVDEGMATQDPSHLVTPVSSGKRLPKALTIEQVSALLEAAGNIDTPGGLRDRSLVELLYGTGVRISEAIGIDLDDLNIPDRSIVVTGKGNKQRLVPLGDFAITALEEYFVRGRPALIMKGKGTPAVFVNARGSRLSRQSAYAVVSQAAVKAHLDVEVSPHTLRHSYATHLLQGGADVRVVQELLGHASVTTTQIYTAVTADTLREVYATSHPRA from the coding sequence GTGCAGATCGATCGCGAAATTAGCGGATACCTCAATCACCTTGCTATCGAGCGGGGGCTTGCTGCAAACACGTTAAGCGCCTACCGCCGTGATTTGGCCAGATATGCACAATGGTGTGAATCGCGAGCACTACTCAGTGCACAGTCCGTTTCGGAAACCGATGTTTCTGATTTCGCTGCCTCACTACGAGATCCATCCCTTGGGGTGCCCCTTGCTGCATCCAGTGCTGGGCGAACGTTGATCGCCGTGCGAGGGTTTCATCGCTTTGCCGTTGATGAAGGTATGGCTACTCAAGATCCAAGCCACCTGGTGACGCCTGTATCAAGTGGTAAGCGACTTCCCAAAGCCTTGACCATTGAGCAGGTCAGCGCTCTATTGGAGGCAGCCGGAAACATTGACACTCCAGGTGGACTGCGAGATCGATCCCTCGTGGAACTCCTGTATGGCACGGGTGTGCGCATAAGTGAAGCCATTGGCATTGATCTTGACGACCTCAACATCCCGGATCGTTCAATCGTGGTAACGGGCAAGGGAAACAAGCAGCGGCTGGTGCCCTTAGGCGACTTTGCCATCACTGCCCTGGAGGAGTACTTCGTTCGTGGCAGGCCGGCCCTGATCATGAAAGGCAAGGGGACACCCGCAGTATTCGTAAATGCGCGTGGATCGCGGTTATCTCGACAGAGTGCCTATGCGGTTGTAAGCCAGGCCGCGGTTAAGGCCCATTTGGACGTAGAAGTCAGCCCCCACACTCTTCGACACTCCTATGCCACCCATTTGCTCCAGGGTGGGGCAGATGTTCGCGTGGTGCAGGAGCTCCTGGGCCACGCCTCGGTCACGACCACGCAGATCTACACCGCAGTCACAGCCGACACGCTCCGTGAGGTGTATGCCACGAGCCATCCGCGCGCTTAG
- a CDS encoding AAA family ATPase has translation MSSEEQSAAASAPAAVSIPEPAPLTSHGPARVIAMVNQKGGVGKTTSTVSLGAALAGYGRKVLLVDFDPQGALSVSFGVNPNEMDLTVYNVLTDHECNVRDVVIHTDVENLDLLPSNIDLSAAELQLVSEVGREYALGRAIAPLMAEYDIVLIDCQPSLGLLTLNALTASTGVIIPMETEYFALRGVALLQDTINKVKARLNPGLVILGVLPTMYDPRTLHSREVLQTVQQAFGDQVFKTAINRTVKFPDAAVAGEPITQFAPTSSGADAYRQLAREVLAR, from the coding sequence ATGAGTTCGGAAGAGCAGTCAGCAGCCGCATCGGCGCCTGCCGCAGTCTCAATTCCTGAGCCTGCTCCATTGACCTCGCACGGCCCGGCCCGGGTGATCGCCATGGTCAATCAAAAAGGTGGCGTAGGAAAGACCACTTCCACGGTTTCCCTGGGAGCAGCCCTTGCCGGCTACGGCCGCAAGGTCCTCCTCGTGGATTTCGATCCACAGGGTGCACTGTCAGTCTCGTTTGGCGTAAACCCAAATGAAATGGATCTGACGGTCTACAACGTTTTAACGGATCATGAATGCAATGTGCGCGATGTCGTCATTCATACAGACGTTGAAAACCTGGATCTACTTCCCAGCAACATTGACCTCTCGGCTGCCGAACTCCAACTGGTAAGCGAGGTTGGTCGCGAGTACGCACTTGGTCGCGCCATCGCGCCCCTCATGGCTGAGTACGACATTGTCTTGATTGACTGCCAGCCATCGCTTGGCTTGCTTACTTTGAACGCTTTAACAGCAAGTACCGGCGTCATCATTCCCATGGAAACTGAATACTTTGCCCTTCGCGGCGTTGCGTTGCTTCAAGACACCATTAACAAAGTCAAAGCTCGCCTGAATCCAGGACTCGTCATTCTTGGTGTGTTGCCAACGATGTATGACCCCCGCACCTTGCACAGTCGTGAAGTACTTCAAACGGTGCAGCAGGCTTTTGGCGATCAAGTATTTAAGACCGCAATTAATCGCACAGTGAAGTTCCCTGATGCAGCAGTTGCTGGTGAGCCAATCACTCAATTCGCTCCGACCAGCTCAGGTGCCGACGCATACCGTCAATTGGCGCGCGAGGTATTAGCCCGGTGA